The genomic segment GGAGGTCTTCTCGCGGTCGACTGCACCTCCCCAATAATGTTTCAGCCGCTGCCCATTCTCTTTAAACTCCCTTCCGGATTGATCTTCGCGAACTTCAACTGCTCCAAAGGGGTAAACTTGCACCACTGTGAATGGGCCAGACCAGCGGAACTTTAACTTGCAAGGAAATAACTTCAAGCGTGAGTTGAAGAGCAATACTTTCTGCCTCTTCTCAAAGACCCGAGCTTGAATTTTCTGATCATGCCACCTCTTAGTTTTCTCCTTGTACAACTTAGCATTTTCATAGGAGAACAACCTCATCTCTTCCAGCTCATTTAACTATAACCTTCGAGCTTCTCCAGCAGCTTGGAGATCCATATTCAGTTTCTTAGTGGCCCAATATGCCTTATGCTATAACTCAACGAGCAAATGGCAAGCTTTCCCAAAAACCAAACGATACGGTGACATTCCCAAAGGGGTTTTGAAAGCTGTTCGATAGGCCCAAAGGGCATCATCCAATCGCTAagaccaatcctttctattaGGATTCACCACTTTCTCTAGGATTCCCTTGATCTCCCTATTGGATATTTTCGCTTGACCATTGGTTTGGGGGTGGTAGGCGGTGGCAATCTTGTGCTTCACACTATATTTGGCTAACAAAGCTAccaaaatcttgttcacaaagTGGGTGCCTTCATCACTTATAATCGCCCTTGGAGTGCCAAAGCGGGTGAACACATGCTTATGTAGGAATTTcatgaccaccttggaatcattagtaggacttgccactgcttcaacccacttagagaCATAGTCAACAGCCACCAAGATATACAAATTTCCAAATGATGGTGGAAATTGACCCatgaagtcgattccccaaacatcGAACAATTCCACTTCAAGGATGCTATTCAAAGGCATTTCACTCCTTGCTGAAATATTTCCAACACGCTGGCAGCGGTCACATCTCTTAGCAAATTCATGAGGATCCTTAAACATAGAGGGCCAATAGTTCCCCGATTGAAAAATCTTAGCGACTGTTCTTTGCCCACCAAAATGTCCACCATAAGGAGCTGAATGACAATGCTCTAGTATGCTAGAAACTTCATCCTCAGGCACACAACGCCTTATGATTCGATCTGAACATTGTTTGTACAAatagggctcatcccaataatagaaTCTCACATCATGAAAGAAATTCTTGAGTTACTGCCTATTCAAATCAGGTGGCTGCAAACCACTCACCAAATAGTTGCCAAAATCAACGTACCATGGAGTAGTGGTTTGGTTCACAACCAACAATTGCTCATCGGGGAATGTCTCTTTAATAggcccttcatttttcttttcaCTTCCAGCTTCAAGTCTAGATAAGTGGTTAGCACTTTGTTCTCCATTCCTTTTCTATCCCGAATttccaagtcaaattcttgaagaagcaACACCCATCGAATAAGTCGTGGCTTAGCATCCTTCTTGGCAATTAGATACTTGATCGCTGAATGGTCTGTATAAACCACCACTTTAGTCCCCACAAGATAAGCTCTAAACTTGTTGAAAGCAAACACCACCGCCAAAAGCTCTTTCTCAGTGGTAGTATAGTTCAATTGGGCATCGGCTAATGTCTTGCTTGCATAGTAAATGGAATGAAAAACTTTCTCTTTTTGCTGCCCAAGTACAACACCCACAGCAAaatcactagcatcgcacatcaattcaaaaGGGAGAGACCAATCCGGAGCTACAATAATGCGGTGATAAGAGCCCTTTTTAAAGTCACAAATGCATTTTGACACTCCTTTGTGAACTCAAATGCTCGATTTTGCTCAAGTAAGGAACAAAGGGGCTTAGAAATCTTTGAAAAATcttttataaacctcctatagaaGCCCGCATGccccaaaaagcttctaatccCCTTGACTGTAGTAGGTGGTGGCAATTTTTCTATGACTTCCAATGTGTACACAGTcgacaaacaagtaataaagtgataagttgagtatcgtctccacagggattgaatTAGTAAATAATTTTGcacaaatcaattaccaaacaatttaatagtgatgaaaaataaattgaaaatgcttcaaataaactaagatgacaatataaaagaaataaaaattcaatttggtgaaatgagcttgaattattaaatccaTCTATGTCAATTAACCTGTACGTTTTGCTACAGCAAAATCTCAACAAATTACTCAGAATTAACAAGAATTCCAAATTAATTCATAGAACTTTTCCAAATCCTATTGTATTAATTCTTTCACCTaatttaacatattcctatgccaatcaaGTTTAAGAACCCAGAATTTAAgcattaattcataattattacacaaggtaaataacacattcctatgctattcacaaccataacctaacaagattattcacttgtgtcattcaaatatttcaattatattcaaacttctcagcacaaatataactcaatatcttgCCATTAGTGGCCaatcaacaacaagaaattatcaATAAAcacatttgaatgaacaatgggtaaattgctaaaataaaatactagaaaattataattaagaCATAGAGTTGATCAATAATTCAAGCttcaaaagatttagttcatgaCTGAATTCAAGAGCACAAATCTAAAATCAAAACAACCcataacaaaataaatcatagtttagaaaatacaagaaaaagaaaataaaatattaaggagAAGGGTAAGAGAATCAAGCCAAAAAGATGTTCCCAAAATGGTCCTCCTCTCTTGAATCCTTCgctttcttcttccttttctttttcttcattctccACATTTCCTCTCTAATGGCTGTTGGCTGTGTCCCCTTTTATGCTACTGTGTGTGCCCTTCCTTCTTCTTGctggtttttcttttaaaaaatggcTACCTCCTTTTTCCTTTTGGTTGATGCTTCTTTTTTTCTATTCTAGGTTTTCTCCTTTAACCTCAAAGTACAATATTGCCGTCCTTGTAAAAAACGTGAGTTCCTCCtttattttgtcattttctcCCAATTTTTGACTCATGCTTTTtgtacttgccacctcagccactatTCCAACTGACCCATTGACTTGCCATGTGTTCTAGGTGCCCAAAAACTACCTGATCAAATTTCTTCAGCAAAATCTGATTTGCTGCAACAaaacctgataattcagccatcaaaaattaaatttagaTAGTTTGATatgttagttcattctttgtacCAATATATATTCATGAAACTATTATCCTtaacccattagctattaaaaactacaaaaataactaaacttaactaagatcataaaaacaccaaagttagctacaaaagcttaaaatacactaacatcacccatgatttttccacaattataagcTCAAAAGCACATGCAATAAATCTTTATTCAAGAATTATCACACGCGCTGCCTACGCTACGCGCCTAagtttcccaacagacccctgatgtttagggtTCCGTGTGTTAGAAAATCAGGCCACTACTCTCCTTGGGCAGCGGTTtagagcaaaaccacccaagaagcgtaacccctaagcaacctggtttcgaaccctaaaaacttctcatcttctatatcctaattgggtatttcctaaaattcacCATAAATTGCCCAgttttacccagaaattacccagttttacGAATATCACAGTTCTAGAGatattttaggacctactcagtaaacctaagtcgaagcctatgtgccaaaaacatttggagaacaacctaatattgactacggtgaggtgagaatgagcatgataaaaaaAAGGAAACATAGAAACCAGTAAAAGAAGAGtttcttcaaaaccaaaagacTTACAATGTGTTCTTCGACAAAAGAAGTAGACTTTGCAGGGGAGAGTTCTTGGAAGACACCTGAGTAACTGGGTTTTTGAGGGTTTTTCCAACagatggtttttggatttttctaAGAAGGAAGAAGGATTTGGAAATGCAAAAGAGAAAAGATGTAGAAAGATTTCGAATGAACGATGGTGAATCTTGGAAATTGCCaaccttatttatacgtaaaaggcataaaaCGACGTGGATCGTACGATCAAACTAGTGCAAGATCCGAGGATAGTGTTTCGAAAGACAAAACGGTGGCAAAAAGTTGGCCAGGCCATCAATGCAATCCTTGAAACCAGAATAGACGCCAATCGTGGTGTTCCacatgtccagtactcaagtaatggGCAAACCTGGATAATCGCgacagaagtttaaaagtcctgGCCGTGTAAGTCAAAAAATGACGTCAtagaacacgagcagggacttgtgGGGCAAATGTACATCCTGAAATTTAGCACGAGTCTTTTGGACAGCTCGGATACAACTAGCTAGTcaagaactgtaatagatgatccacaagTTCATCTTTCCTTTGTAAAGACAGTTCAATTCCCCAGGAAAATAGCACGAGCTAATGTACACAAAGCAATAGGCACGAGCTGGAAACACTTATGAAGCATAGCATCCGAGACACAAGCTGACGCTACACTCAACTCGGGGTATCTAAAGATCTACCATTTCCCTGGATGTTTATAAACttggatacgttatatagacaTGCGTGGACAGACATTACATGTCCACAAATCCTTGAAAtcccggacacgtaatataatcgcgCATGATTAGACATCTCATGTCCGGTTATCTTTgatgacccatgatcagtttttCCTAATggttagaccataccttaatataaattgaaaTATTCATCATTAGTGTGAGATAGGTCACACGAGGGATTtagattcacgtgatgaccccaatgcctctccaaggaatttctctataaataccaagaccttggataagGAGAGGGGTAGTGGATTTTCTCTGTAATGCAAAAACTCTatcaaaatttagagagagataaacagtaataatacagactcatggactagggggattttaacctccaaacAACGTAAAAAGGGGATGAGTGTTCGTGATATTTCGTTCCTAGGGTTTTTAAATACCATTTTCTTATtatggtttaccattaagcactaatccatcccagctatttacataattcactgttggcgaaaaatcgcgtcaaccaCATCATTTTTTAATCTTATAAATttatgtgatagtttgttttttattaagtgattggagccctttttcttcatcaaatttaaCAAAGGACATTGTAAGATACATTAGattttaaaaataattgatgcatgtatactattgtccatactatgactttttctattcttattttatttctattattaatttctttttaaatattattctaTTTTATATGTGTCatatagtcatgtaaatatatatctatgttaacgttgtgtttagatatcatatatgtagagattattgatataaatatttatatactatagaactataattcattctattatatatatatatttggaagaGTTCTCCATGGTTATTACTAATGGATAGTTACCATAaatcactaaacaagtttttgatgagaaatgattataatgatgatgaaaataaataaataaaatatataaaatcaataattttgaattttttcgaTTGATTaggcaataaacattagttggaaAGATAATGGTCACATTAATTGTTGTATCCTATTTTTCGCACGAGTTCATTTACTCAGCTCAGGTatagctggcagataaatacacggaaaaataaccaagtagaatatctgcttattatccatgtggacagctCGGGATTCATAAATATCAGACATGGTGTTAGGCATCCTAAGTTTATCGTAAACTAAGAACACGATGGCTGTTAAGCACGAGCTCGGAATTAGATAACTATCGATGCACGagtttggaggagatatccagctcgtgacaATTCAACTATAATGCATATTCtgggatccccaaagactcgggatatgtttatacatttatttatgatcaggctgtcatatttattatccgagatagcaagaacatatttattctgttatcaaatcatatccccatatacatgggaattatttgtattgaatatagacattatgtaaatgtgtgattgactcacgctgTAACATCCCAGAATTTCcttataaggcttagggccttgattagggggtcaggatggaaatatatgaattatgtgtttaattgttatTGTTATCTCTATTTCCTCCCTCCATTCACAGATCCATACATTTAGTCCATGGGCCACCCTGAAGGGACTTAAGGCCTAGATCGGGCCCAATAGACAGATAGGGCGTGAGTCCTGACAACCCAATATCGGTACAGCCCAAACGTTGTCCCGGAGTAAAAGCCGGGACCGTGAGGTTGGCATGTTTCATCTTCCCAGACCCTTCGCATGGTGTGTCTGGGATGCAATAAGGGTATTAATTCCTCCATGTCTAAAAATGGACCGAGACGACAGTAGACGAACCCGgatcctggtaaacgaaccagggtcttggtaaatgaagaGAGATGTTAATAAACTAACCTGGACCAATGGACCAGGTTGGGCATGATAAGTCGTCCTCGATACTAACATCACCCCAAGTACACACGGAGTTTTGTCCCCAAAACTAACCTGCATAAGAGGTTGCATACAGAATGTACGCCATTATTTCAGAACCATACTGCCATTACTCTGACGGATCCGGTCTCCCAGATCTCCTCAGAAGCCCACGCGAACCAGACTGACGCTGCATACTGTTGTCAGTTTTATAGCATGGTTACGCTCCGGCCGGCCCAAGGGACCCTgattagaatattttatttattacactcctttgtattaagcctccatcagtgaACAAATAATGTTTATACCCTCATTGGGCCTGGATTAGTCTGGCCCAAACCCAgagcactcaactgcctataaatatgaacagttgtgcaCTGTGGAGGGGGTcagatttttctcttgtaagcatataCTATGCTCAAACTCAGAGAAAAACTCCATTACTAAAGCTCCTTATGCTCTAATACAACAGACTCGTGGACTcaccatttttccacacctttcctcaagccaattcaccaaaactcatctatcaaacccagataattaacacatatattccagctcaataacaactcaataacaacatcaaaacccatcaagatatactccaaaactcaactaaaaccccCAAGAACAAAttagattctacccacatgcatagcTTAGAAACACAACTGAAATTTAAGCATAACTCCCATggtaaagcttacctcttgctgagttAAACCTCTGAGGTTGAACCTTAAtccccaagctcctagctccTTAATTTCACAGCCCAAAGTCCTCAATTCCCAAACTAGTTCCTCCAAAGTTCTCCTTTGTTAtgtcttagagaatgaaagagagaaaggaaTAAGAGCTATCTTCAGTTGGGAGGAAATATATGCCGATTTCTAAAACTTCTAAAAAATTCTCCCCTTTGTTTTATTCACTTAAAtatatgtggttacctcaaggctcggggtaccgaaacgtccccgagggaaaaatggtaaatttccccagtattccctcctagacattctatcctgaaatatatctccaaatatttattttcatgtcccgataaccccataacacctagtacccaaattacccctcgactcgccccgagttggaatctcaaccctgttgtgactctctggctaaccgctccccaggacagtctcggatcgtgctacacagacatatcacatatatataacattcatcacatttatcacacttatgcccctactATCCatacggggcccacatgcacatttagctcaactaaacatgcatcattatcatatattcacataaatccacatataagcatattaaatatcaaggccctaagcccgacttagcaaattcgggtcgttacaactatcccctccttacggaaatttcatcctcgaaattacctgaacaacttggggtACCGCTttctcatctctgactcaagttcccacgtcgcctcctcaaccttgctgtttctccacagcactttcaccaaggcgatggtcttgctccgcaagactttatctttccggtcgagaatttgaaccggcttctcctcaaaGGACagatcctgatcaagctccagattctcaaaccttagaacatgcgttgaatctgacatatacttccggagcataaatacatggaaaacatcatgaacccctgataaagctggaggaattgctaatctgtaagctacctctccaacccgttccagaatctcgaaggggccaacaaacctagggctcaacttgccccgaacaccaaaccgtttcacacccctcatgggtgaaaccctaaggaacacatggtctcCAACCTGAAATTCaacactcctgcgtttcaggtctgaataaatTTTccgtcgactctgggaggcgagcatacgcgctctaatattctcaattgttgttgtacgagaactcgatcaaggggagatacttactccacggtcccccaaaatcaagctcacaggctcgcagcagatcctccaatatttgaatcgtcctctcagactgcccatccttctgaggatgataagtggtactaaaccgtaactgcgtgcccatagccttctgcagactctcccaaaacttggaggtgaaggtggagTCTCTGTCGGATattatcgaccttggagccccatgaagtcgaacaat from the Humulus lupulus chromosome X, drHumLupu1.1, whole genome shotgun sequence genome contains:
- the LOC133806926 gene encoding uncharacterized protein LOC133806926 — encoded protein: MRLFSYENAKLYKEKTKRWHDQKIQARVFEKRQKVLLFNSRLKLFPCKLKFRWSGPFTVVQVYPFGAVEVREDQSGREFKENGQRLKHYWGGAVDREKTSITLEDP